Within the Kiritimatiellia bacterium genome, the region CGTATAACCGTCTTCATGGCGAATCAATTCCAGCCTTGTCTTTCTCCCCGTATCCCTCCGATGAAGACCGCTGGCGATCTCGCCAACGAGGATCTAGAAACTCTGCAGATCAAGGCCGTTCTCGACGTAGTGGGTTCGCTGGACCTTCCGATTGTCGGGACGAGCATGGGGAAGCGTTGGAACGCGTACGAACGGGCAAGGCTATCGTCGCCTTCGGAGAGGCGGCCCGAAATTGGAGACGTCATCATCTTCTCGAGAGGCAGGCGTCTGGTGGCCCATCGCGTCATCGCGCGATTGTGGGGGCGTTACATTACCAAGGGAGACGCCCGTTGGACATTCGACCGACCTTTTCCGACGGATGAAAACGTGATCGGTGTGGTGACGGCTCTTTTCCCCGGCGGCGCATGCCCACGGAGCAAGAGCCGAGCGTTTTTTGAGGGATTCAAGGCGATTGCGGCGTCTCCCATTTGGCTGTTTTTTCAGCGACAGATCGGCAGAGGTCGACCGCCCGCGTAGAGGGTTCGAATTCGAGACGATAGCTTGGCACGCGTGTTGCAACCGACTCGGCCCATGCCAGC harbors:
- a CDS encoding S26 family signal peptidase, whose translation is MKTAGDLANEDLETLQIKAVLDVVGSLDLPIVGTSMGKRWNAYERARLSSPSERRPEIGDVIIFSRGRRLVAHRVIARLWGRYITKGDARWTFDRPFPTDENVIGVVTALFPGGACPRSKSRAFFEGFKAIAASPIWLFFQRQIGRGRPPA